A segment of the Nasonia vitripennis strain AsymCx chromosome 2, Nvit_psr_1.1, whole genome shotgun sequence genome:
AGCTCAAGGAGTTGGTGAGACAACTGTTTGTGGATTTTTGTAGTTTTCTCCAGTAAACCTCTAATCATGCCGAAGAATAAGGGTAAGTGCATTTATTCGCAAAACTACGAATGCTGTCCGTATTATTTTGGTGTGTACACGGAGATTCCGAGCTTTTTGAAGCGTAAAATCGCAATAATGCTGCAGTGAACCCGAGATAACCTATATTGTCAATTATTCGCTCTTAGTCACCCTGCACACGCATATACTCCGAAGCATCAAGCTGTACGATCTGCagacatttttcttttaacatttatacGAGCTTTGCGCTAACCTTGACGTATTTTCGTTCGCAGGAAAGGGAGGTAAAAACAGGAGGAGAGGAAAGAACGAGAATGAGACGGAAAAGAGAGAGTTGGTCTTCAAAGAGGATGGCCAAGGTGAGATATACAACAAACAACTTTTCTTTTGTGTGAAACGTAGTTTATCGTAAACGAACGAGTgcatttgtttgtttattttttgattaaagTTTGTTTGAGTCATTTGAGATGAATGGGTTATCAATGTTTTCACaaactttccttttttttacagAATATGCACAAGTCACAAAAATGCTTGGCAATGGCCGGTTAGAAGCAATGTGCTTCGATGGTGTCAAGCGATTGTGTCACATCAGAGGGAAGCTGCGTAAAAAAGTATGGATCAATCAAGGTGATATTATTCTTATTGGTTTACGTGATTACCAAGATGCCAAAGCAGACGTAATCTTAAAGTATACTGCCGATGAAGCCAGAAACTTGAAAACTTACGGAGAGTTCCCAGAAACAGGTAAATTTAATGAGAAAATTTTGTTGAAACGAATTTACCACTGCTTTATGAATATGTACTTAATGCAATGTTTTTGTTTCAGTCCGCATCAACGACACTGTCACGTTTGTAGAAGATGGTTTCGATGAAGATATTGAATTCGGTGATGAAATTAGTGACGATGATGAAGACGATGTGGACAATGTatgaattatcattttttatattttcatttaattttggTTTCATTATTATGATTTTAacggtttttattatttcattttcagATCTGATGATCTAACAAATTAAGCAGtgaatagaataaaatatcagGAATATAATCGACTACTCGGTGAGGATGCTTTAGCATTTGCTGTTTTTCTACAGCTAATTCTCGAACGGTCGGTGTCTTGTAACTATAATAAATCTTCAAGTTTTTGTTCGATCCAAGTTACGTTCTTGTCGATGAAAAATGTATCATTTCATAGATATTTCCGTTAAAAATTAGGtactgatttttattt
Coding sequences within it:
- the LOC100117365 gene encoding eukaryotic translation initiation factor 1A, X-chromosomal isoform X1, with amino-acid sequence MPKNKGKGGKNRRRGKNENETEKRELVFKEDGQEYAQVTKMLGNGRLEAMCFDGVKRLCHIRGKLRKKVWINQGDIILIGLRDYQDAKADVILKYTADEARNLKTYGEFPETVRINDTVTFVEDGFDEDIEFGDEISDDDEDDVDNI
- the LOC100117365 gene encoding eukaryotic translation initiation factor 1A, X-chromosomal isoform X2 codes for the protein MPKNKGKGGKNRRRGKNENETEKRELVFKEDGQEYAQVTKMLGNGRLEAMCFDGVKRLCHIRGKLRKKVWINQGDIILIGLRDYQDAKADVILKYTADEARNLKTYGEFPETVRINDTVTFVEDGFDEDIEFGDEISDDDEDDVDNV